The following is a genomic window from Butyricimonas faecihominis.
TGATCTTCTGCAAATTCAATCCCGTTTGTTTGAAGTAAGGAAACGTCCATGTCTGTATTTCCATCCATAGTCTCTTTCAAAATCAACCAACCGTTATTGATACGGGGAACTATCGCATATTGAAAAGTGAGAATAGCTTGTATTCCGGTTTCAACATGAGTTGCCTCCAACTCCAATGTCACGGAACCTACGGTATCTACTCTCCATTCCAAGTGAGTATCCTCTGAAATCAACTCCAGCACGGTATCACGATAACGATACCAATTATAAGTACATTCAACCTCCTCTCCACCCATTATGCATTTGGGAGTAATCTCAATTAATTCTCCCGTTTTCACGGAACCACCAGTCACATTCTCAATTACTAAATCCGGAATGCGATGAATGGTATTATCTTTATCGTAACAGGCGACAAACATCACCCCTACAATCAAAATTATCACGAGATAATATATATGTTTCATACCTTTCACTTTTATCATTTTAAAAATTTGCAACTGTTGGGAAAATAATATCCGTGTTCGGATCATTAGGATCATCTCTCAGAGGAGGTAATCCATCTTCAGCTCGTGCCGCATTTTCTTTCTTTAGTTCTCGGTTGAACACATACAAATAATAGTTCTTTTGGTCTAGATCAAGTGTATTTATAAATTCATCATCCCAGTCCTCTCCAGTCACCTTAATCATGAACTCATGACGAGTTTGACTCCAAGTTCCCGCAAAAAACCAATTATTCCAAGCAGCTGGCCGAGTCAGACAATCGGCTATTCCCAACTGGATATTACAATACTTTTCATCCCCTGCTTTCAAATCTTCCGAATCCACAATATGGAAAAAGAGAGTATATGTCGTATCTTGTAAAGATCTATCCCGCATAACAATTACCGGAATTTGAGCCTCCAACTCTCCGGGCTCCAAAGTCAAATGCTCCGCCATTCGTTCATCATCAAAAGCTACATAGTGTACTCCCGCTTCTGCCTGATGGGGAAAAACTCGTAATACAGAATCCGCAATCGCACCATCCTCCCCATAAATATATTTCCATTCCTTTCCTTCATATTGCTCCAATCTAATCCGGCTACTTCTTTCCGGTAGCAGTCCTTGCGGTCGTACGGTAAACCAAAGTGTATCCATCATCCTCGTATCTTCTTTCCCAATAAAAGAATAACTGAATCTTTCGGGATTTAGGGTTTGACCTAAAACAAACTGAACCCCACTCCAAGTTGTATTATAATCGGGCAACGCCTCCTCGCAAGCCAAACAACAAAAGCCCACGCATAAAGACAATATTAATTTACGTATCATAATTCTTCTCTTTTAATAATTTTCAGTCGTACTTAATTCCCGTAACGGTAGCGGTAACACGTAAACGTCCTCTCCACACATTCTGGAAGACCAACGCATATTTACAGTTCCCAAACGTTTGTACACGAAAAACATCTGTCCCTCCGCATAAAACTCCTTTAAATACTCCTGTAGAATAATTTCCTGTCTATTATTTTCCGTCAATTCGGTTGTCGTCAATCCCCGAGAAGCTAAAAATTCAGTATATACCATATTCGCTTCTGTCAAACCGGCACATTCTGCAATAATCAAATACATCTCAGACAAACGAATCAAAGGAACACTTTTAGTCGGTGCCGGGTTCTCGGTGTCAAATGACGCCATATTACCATATTTATTTGAAGAACGAAGGCCCCCACCATCATCAGTATACCATAAATACCGGAAACGAATATCTTCCGCCGCATACAATTCACTCAGATTAGTACTTTTTTGTTCAAAAGCAGCATAAGAACCGTCTGCAATCATGTTATCATTAAATTCTTCAAGACTTATTCCAAACAATTGCTCACAACTATACAACACTCTGTCATAACGCAAAAAATCATTTTCAACCCCCAAAGCAAACTGTTTTTTCTCACCTGCAACCGTAGCTTCTTTTACTAATCGGGCGTAACGTAAAGCCTCATCATGCTCTCCCAGCCACAAATGTACCCGAGCCTGTAAACCAAGCACAGCATAATAATTCATCCGATTTTGCCGATATGATACTGACTTATCATTTGCCACGATCAAGTCCACTCGTTGCAATAACAATTCAGCCGAATCCAAATCTGTACAAAGTTGGGTCATGTATTCCTGATAATTAGAATACGGATAATTCTCCAATTGAACCGTAGTCACATAAGGTAGATAGTCCCGATTTCCATCAATCCCAGTTGGCATTGGTCCCCACAAACGAATCAAATCAAAATGGATAAAAGCCCGTAAACCTAAAGCTTCCCCTTTATACAGGTCTTCTTCATCTTCCGTCAATACGTTATTCTGAATATCAATATACTCCAACAAAGTATTCACGTTTGCAATAATCTCGTATTGTTTCAAAAATAGCTGGGACAAATTCATCTCAACCAAGTCTGCCCGATAATCATGAGACGCAAAATCATAAGCCGTTCCCCCATCCGTAGCCGTTATCCAAAGATTGGCCATATACTCCACTCCCCCGACAACCATACTCGCATCCGGAGAATAATTATCCCGCATCAAAGTATAACAACCGATCAAGGCATCATAAAATCCCCCCTGTGTCTTGAACATATCTTCTTTTGTCACTTGTGTTTCCGGCTGAATCGTCAACCAATCCTGACAACCCGCCAAGCAGAATATCAAGCAAGACATCAATAATAAATTCTTCATATTTTTCATAACACGTTCAAATTAATTAGAAAGTACATGATATTGAAAACGACGGTTTCACGGAAAATGGATAATCAGTTCCTCTTTCTTGCTCTATCGTGGACATATACAACAAATCCATCATGCTAGCAGACAAACTCAATCTCTCCATTCGCATATATTTACAAATCCGACGCGGGAAATCATACTGGATATTAATATTTCTCCAGATAAAGGTTGATTCATCTGCCACGAAACGGTTATTAGCAACCGTATTCTTATCATTATTCAACCCTTTATATCGAGTCACGTCACCCGGTTTCTCCCAACGCTCACTCAACACACGTTTGTCAACATTCACCTTCGGATAAGCATTTTCCACCTTGTTCAATAAAGTCTGATTCAATTTCTGTCCTCCCAACCGTAACTCGAAACCAGTATTCAAAGAGAAAGATTTATAACGGAACATCGTGCTGAAACGTCCGTTTACCTTCGGAACCTCATTCCCGACCTTAACCTTTGCATACATATCAATATCAGAAGAAACCCGTCCGTTTCGATCCATATAAAGCACCTCTCCCGTGGCAGCATCCACACCCGGAGAAATGAACGTGTAAATAGCGTCCATGGATTCTCCCTCTTTATATTGCAAATA
Proteins encoded in this region:
- a CDS encoding DUF4843 domain-containing protein, whose amino-acid sequence is MIRKLILSLCVGFCCLACEEALPDYNTTWSGVQFVLGQTLNPERFSYSFIGKEDTRMMDTLWFTVRPQGLLPERSSRIRLEQYEGKEWKYIYGEDGAIADSVLRVFPHQAEAGVHYVAFDDERMAEHLTLEPGELEAQIPVIVMRDRSLQDTTYTLFFHIVDSEDLKAGDEKYCNIQLGIADCLTRPAAWNNWFFAGTWSQTRHEFMIKVTGEDWDDEFINTLDLDQKNYYLYVFNRELKKENAARAEDGLPPLRDDPNDPNTDIIFPTVANF
- a CDS encoding RagB/SusD family nutrient uptake outer membrane protein, coding for MKNMKNLLLMSCLIFCLAGCQDWLTIQPETQVTKEDMFKTQGGFYDALIGCYTLMRDNYSPDASMVVGGVEYMANLWITATDGGTAYDFASHDYRADLVEMNLSQLFLKQYEIIANVNTLLEYIDIQNNVLTEDEEDLYKGEALGLRAFIHFDLIRLWGPMPTGIDGNRDYLPYVTTVQLENYPYSNYQEYMTQLCTDLDSAELLLQRVDLIVANDKSVSYRQNRMNYYAVLGLQARVHLWLGEHDEALRYARLVKEATVAGEKKQFALGVENDFLRYDRVLYSCEQLFGISLEEFNDNMIADGSYAAFEQKSTNLSELYAAEDIRFRYLWYTDDGGGLRSSNKYGNMASFDTENPAPTKSVPLIRLSEMYLIIAECAGLTEANMVYTEFLASRGLTTTELTENNRQEIILQEYLKEFYAEGQMFFVYKRLGTVNMRWSSRMCGEDVYVLPLPLRELSTTENY